From Longimicrobium sp.:
GAAGCGTCCCTTGAGGATGCGCATCAGCAGCGGGATCTCCAGCCCCACCAGCGCGCCGATCACGGCCACCAGCGCGTACAGCAGCACCCGGAAGGAGTCCGTGTACGCGAAGGCCAGGAAGAGCGCGGCCGACGAGAAGCCGCCCACCACCGCCACCAGGAGCTCGGTGGCCACGAAGCGCTCCACGAGGCCGCGCGTCACGTAGCGGCTGACCCAGCTCCCCACCCCCATGGCGGCCAGGTAGGTGCCGATGACGGTGGAGAACTGCGTGACGCTGTCGCCCAGCAGGTAGCTGCTGAGCGCCCCCGCCACCAGCTCGTAGACGAGGCCGCACGCCGCGATCAGGAGGACGGTGAGAAAGAGCGCGGCGGCGCTCCCCTGCGCGCCGGCCGTGGAGGCGCGCGTGCTCAGCCTACGATCGCCGCGCTGATGACGATGCCGAAGGCGATCACCACCGAGCCCATGAGGATGGCGAGGGCGGTGTTGTGCTCCTCGATCAGCTCCTTCCACAGCGTCCCGGGCGTCATGCGGTCC
This genomic window contains:
- a CDS encoding DUF350 domain-containing protein; protein product: MNQLANDILAVVVYSLLGIIILAVALVVVDRMTPGTLWKELIEEHNTALAILMGSVVIAFGIVISAAIVG